CAGAATGGTTGAATTTGACCACACTACAGGCCTGCTTGGCAAAAGTGGGTTTGATGACAGAAGATTTTCAAGAGGTGCAAAGTGAGGATGATTCAGTAACCCTAAAGCAAGCATTCCATTTTCAGTCCAAACAACatctttgaaacatttttagtCACCAGTCTTGGCTAATGAAATAAAGCTTCACAAACGACGAACTATATTTGTACAAATCATCAGAATCTTGGTGTACCATTCCCATCTAACTGAGAACAATTGAATTCTTTTGGAAGTCCATCAACCTCGTTTGCATGACCAGGCTTTCATTCCAAATAAGATCTGCCAACAATACATTCTGTTATCCCATTTAGTCCATTTTACACCAACATAAGGGTGGGCATTGTCTTTAAAAACTGTTCTCAAATCAGTTTTTCAATTTACTTCAGAATGATGTACAGGTGGGGAGTCTGATCCTGGATCACAGCAAAAACATAGCAGCCCCATTTTGCATAGCTTGCCTCCCCTGCTGCTGAAGCTATGAATGATGGGATAGCAGCAGGTTTCAGAAACAGCTGCAAGTATACTCTACAGTAACCAAGGTTCAAGTATTGCTTTCGCCACCATTGTTTAGATAGACTGTTTAAAATGATGCGTGGGCAGGAAATGAGCGGGATGGTACCTGAAGACAAACACATTCCTGCTTACAGTATTCTTGGAATACCTGTCGTGATTTTAAGCTTAAAGAAGACAGGAGCCAAGAAGTGGTGTCATGCTTTTCtggctgtggttttgttttgtttatttggttggttgttttttgtttttgtgtttttaataaatgggGAGGTGATGCTTGtaattttgactttttttccaTTGGATCATTTTTCCATGCAATTCAATTAATTGAAAACCAAAGTTTGGTTATGAAGAGTTTATTAGTTTGTTAATATGAAAGTATCCTATCATGTGCCACATCACACATTTTGTCCCGGGTGACCACTCTTAgccccacacacagaaacatgcaaaaaaaaatcatgcagtGCAttggtacacacacatcacgtCGTGCAGACTGTTTGACTTATGTGGTGTGTaagaccagacacacacacacacacacacacacacacacacacacacacacaactacaatAACTCACAtactcgctctctgtgtgtgtgtgtgtgtgtgtgtgtgtgtgtgtgtgtgtgtgtgtgtgtgtgtgtgtgtgtgtgtgtgtgtgtgtgtgtgtgtgtgtgtgtgtgtaatgccttGCCATAGCCCAGCCTCAGGAGGAACGGCAGTACTCTCACTTGGGGGGATGTGCTCAGAGTGGACAAATCATGTTGACTGTTTGGGCAGAGCACGAGCGCTAGAGCCACGATGAAGGCCGGGAGAAAGGCGTGCTCCAGGATGCTGACCGCTCCCACGCTACCGCTCTTCTGctacctcctcttcctcttcccgTCAGGTAAGAGGAGCACAGCTCACTTTTTCCCCCGCCGCTATCAATTAAAGCTTACTGCTCTGCCAGGATTTATTCAGCATTTACATTGGGAATTGAGGCAGCAGGAGATCTTAGTGACTTGTTTTGGCAAAGTGTTACccaaaggaatatgaaaagtcTGTGACAGAGTTGATGATTCCAAGGAGGTTTGCCAAATAAATGGTCAGCAAAATGATTTCTTTTTAGTCAGTTTAGTCAGAGTGGTAGTAACTGATTAGTAATAAAAATCTCCAGTTTAAGAATAcaatattgaaaataaaaacaaaacaatgtaatctcaaattaattaaaaaaattttattgtcatttgaCCTTTTTATGGTTTCCAGACTAGAACAATCCATACAGAATAATCTCAACATCTAGAATACACTCAGCCCTTTGTTTTAAACCTTTCTAGGGTAGTTAGTGTAGTTGTTAGTGTTGATGCTGTCTCTGGCTGGTGTAAACAAGATTTTTCCCCAGAGGACAATAAAGCCCTGAGATGAGGAGATGCTGGGAGCCAAAAAGGAAATGGCTCTCGCGGTGCACTTCATATTCCCATTCATAGCCGCAGGAAGGTTCCCCCGGCGATGACCAGACCCCAGCTAGTCGCTGCACTGCGCCCGCTTCAGAAGCCGGTCTCGCTGGATTGTTGTCCCATGTTGTCACAGGCAGCAGCAGCGGAGGCCCCTGTGCGCTCCTGCCTCTCTGGCCGCCCCGACCCGCGCCTTGCTCTGAGGCCACCATTCATGGGCAGACCAAACAATCCCGCCTTTTGTATCCGTGCCCCAGATCGTCCACTCTTGCGCCAAGAGCCGTTgccacagagacaggcagccCCCACACTGGCTTTCTGCATTTCTCACTGCAGAATAAGGGAGGTGGTGCCACTCCACTACATTAAACCTCATTAAGGCATTTATGCCATTTAATGATCGCCAGCATTCCTCATTAGTCTCTAAGTCTCAGGCACTAACTTTACCAACTTAGCAAATACGAAAGAAAGTATTGAATTCATGTTACCCTGCTCTCTTTGACACCAGCCACTATTGCCAGGCTGTAGCATACTGATACATGTTTCCATTTCAGTTATATCGTAGCTCATTTGTGTTGGCTGAGCTCTGGCCGTTATTCGCTCCCCCCTCATGGTTCAATCTGGCGAGTGCCATTGTGGCTTAATAGGCATAGCAGTGTGACAGGGATCCAGCTGAGCACGTGTGGAGATGAGGAGAAACCTAGCCGGAGTCGGGAGCACGCTTATTAAAACAGACGGGTTAAGTGCCGCCTTCATGCGATGTGGGAGGCAGATGATGGGAGTGTATGAAAAAGGCCTGACTGTAAAAACACCCAGCTTCACTTCACATCATTAGCTCTGATTTCACAAGAAAATAACATGTGTGTATCATAGCCACTTAGTCCAAATCCCGAGCAAGTAACAATTCTGACAGTCAACAAATGAGCACTAAAATTGACCACCCCCGGTGCGTAGGGGGCATCGAAGGTGTGAACATCACCAGCATGGGGACTCTGGTCCGGGGAGCAGTGGGAGGGGAGGCGATGCTCTCCGTTCGTTACTCCAGCACCAGCTCAGACCCACCCGTCATCAAGTGGCAACTGAAAAGGGACAAGCCGGTCACCGTGGTCCAGTCCATTGGCACGGAGATCATCGGCAACTTGCGGACGGAGTACCGAGACCGCGTCCTGGTGTTCGAGAATGGCACACTCCTGCTCCACAACCTAAAGCTCTCCGACGAGGGAACGTACGAGGTGGAGATCTCCATCACTGATGACATCTTCACGGGAGAAGGCAACATCGACCTCACTGTAGATGGTATATGTCTTTCTATGAAAGGAAATGTATGCCAATCTACTCTACTGTGGTGAAAGACTCATGAACAAAGAGTTAAAGTAGTGCTTTGAGCCAAGACACAGATAGTAATTAACATGATGTAGAAGCCACCAATTAGCATGGTCTTAATTGCATAATGTGAATAGAAGGCTTAATGCTCTTGTTACCATACTAGTAGTATTTTTGGTCTATTTCTTTAGGATTATATGTAACTGTACAACTGTCACCCAGCATGATATCACAGGGATGTTGTGGTGTCTTCACTTATGTGCTCGGGTATAGAACTTAACCCCCATCAGCTGTCAGAGAATGTAACTAATGGTTCACTGGCGGATGTTCATCGTAGAGCCCATATCCAGGCTACGCGTGGCCATGGCCACAGCCACCGTCCTGGAGCTGACTGAGCACTTCACGCTGAACTGCTCCCACGATGCGGGCACCAAGGCCACCTATAGCTGGACAAAGGGAGGCAAGCCCCTGGCCAACGACACCCGCCTGATGCTGTCCCCCAACCAAAAGGTCCTAAGCATCGGGCGAGTGCTCATGGTGGATGACGACATCTATGCCTGCCAGGCGGAGAACTCCATCAGCAATATGAAGAGCCTGCCAGTCAAACTCACAGTTTACAGTGAGTGAGGAGCATCCGAGAAAAGCCAGACATATTCTGACAGGAAATTAGTctaaaagcaaaagtaaaatacTTCACCCACTGACACATTTTCATCAGTTAAATCTCACACTTATCCCACTGAAGTCTAACATATCACTTATGATGTGACaagtatattataataatatagtaattaaaataaataatagtataTACACGGAT
This is a stretch of genomic DNA from Electrophorus electricus isolate fEleEle1 chromosome 6, fEleEle1.pri, whole genome shotgun sequence. It encodes these proteins:
- the LOC113580992 gene encoding hepatocyte cell adhesion molecule, coding for MKAGRKACSRMLTAPTLPLFCYLLFLFPSGGIEGVNITSMGTLVRGAVGGEAMLSVRYSSTSSDPPVIKWQLKRDKPVTVVQSIGTEIIGNLRTEYRDRVLVFENGTLLLHNLKLSDEGTYEVEISITDDIFTGEGNIDLTVDEPISRLRVAMATATVLELTEHFTLNCSHDAGTKATYSWTKGGKPLANDTRLMLSPNQKVLSIGRVLMVDDDIYACQAENSISNMKSLPVKLTVYKRSSLYIILSTGGIFLLITLVTVCACWKPSKRKKRQREKANILTLRSDPQNHDIIHEDKSEDEAVPIMTEHECRNPVSLYILKEEDPTTDEPPSLCQTCTSEGSSPPSYGSSLAPPSRSPEPPARSSRRYPRTPTNSPPAYHHRRQGQSRSPPAPSPPRTRGPAHSSLPPAPSPPRRQPTEAVRTNLPTT